AGAAATAGAGCATATGCGGTACTAATGATTGTAACACCTGAATATTTAACTTATCAACAAATGGTTGCATCATGGTTACTTATCCTAGTCATACTCGTTGATAgcataatattaattattgactCCTTTTCAATGGATCACAATTATGCATATGTTTTACCTTGCTGTCAACCAATTACACATGACGGAACTAACTCCTCCGTTCCAGGTCTACAACAGTCATTAACTGGCCGTTGGGTTAGGACATCCTTAATCACCTGCTCAACTTACCTAGTAGTGGAGAGCCTTGCAAGTTTTGTATTCACAAAAACAGTCAAATTTATAACTTTATTCAAAATAAGATTAAAACTATTTGTCAAGTGTTTATGTGCCAATACACACCTTTCATTCTGTGGCTGTAGTCGTTAAAaacacaaattttcaaaatattactaCTGGGGATTCAAACATTTGCATAAAAACATTTACAAAAGGTTGCTAGGGTGATATCATTCTTAATTTATTGTTGTGAACTTAACTATCTCTTTTCTATACTGGGCATGAAATCCTTGGCACTTTGTTCTTCCTAGCTAATGAACTTCTTATAATTGAATTATATGACTGATGTTAGTTCAATGCAGAACCTCATTTTATAAATGTATAGTCTTATATCAAGTTGGAATGGAGATGCAGGTCGAGATGTAGAGTTCGACGTTAACTTGGTTTCTATAAGAAAGGAATTCTGTATTTTAGGAATTTTAAAGCTATGCAAATTGAAAAATTTCCTAATATGTGGGTTTCTTATTTAAGTTGAACTTGCTTTCTTAATTGATTACTGAAACAGATTTTGTCAATCATACTGACATGCATGTTACATGAGTCATTTATCAAATTTGTTTTCCTTGCTTGTGAACTGCATACCAGTGAATTACAAGACCGATATGATTTTAGTTCAACCTAGGATCCTATTATAGACGCATAATCCAAGGATTCATTTGGATGAAGGTGTTTGAAACAAATCCATGATTTAAAATCTATTTGGTTGttttgatgaattttaaatacatCATTTATTAGTGTAGTTAAATGTAATGGTAGTTGAGATGAATTTGATATACAACCAATAGGAttgtcatttcaaattcatgtaACATAATATCTAGTTAAAAATAGAGTTGTAGAATCTAGTGTTAATTTGGAACGAAATCCTATTTTGATTGTGATTGAAATCCTATTTTGATTAGAATAAAATCCTGTATTTACGGATTCAGAGGCatcaaaattcaagaatttcttAACTTGCAGAATTCTTATTTAACTTGAATTTGCTTACCTATTCTGATCAGTTTCTTGTCTGTGCTGTTCGCCGCTGCTATTTTTTTGATTCCTCTACTTCAAATAGTATTGGGCTCGTATGGctcttaaattattttttcattagGAAATAGACCTTGCATGCATGTTGACTTCCTGACTTCTCGATTATGCATTTGATGAGCTCCCGAATTCTCAACACTTCGAAATTTCCGAGCATTTTACCGATTGCTCAATAGTTAGATTTAAAGTATTAACGTCCCATCCAAGTGATAAATCGATTTAGTTCATATTGAGAATTTTTGGGCCCTCACATGGGTAGACTGTTGCAGCCTATAGGTAACAAAAGTGAGGAGTATGTGCGGTTGTTTTCACATAAGATTGGGTGTCGTCGGTTCTGAGATTTATATGATTCACCTGATGTAGTTGAGGAATTTGGAGAAATATGTAAACTGTGGTTGTtatttacttgttcaaattgcCACTCTGCCAATTTGAACTCAATCATTCCTAATGTACTTGAGAGTTGGGCTTCTAGTTTTTTCTCCTAGCCGGATATCACATTTGTGTTCCCTTTTTCTGGAACAGCACAAATATGACATGTAGAATAAAGGAAATTGAGGTTTTTGCTGAAATTCAGCAAGTACACTACCTGACTTACAATTTATCTTTGGATGAGATGGTACTGTAGAAATCAGAGATATATAAACTTAATAAATGTCGAAAAGAGGAAATTGTCGTTTCATGGGTGGATATTGTTACTAAAagaattagaaaataaaaaatcaggtttggctTATTTTTAGACTTATTCCTTTCATTTTCGTTTCCTACATGTGTTCAATTCTTTTCTGTACCTAAAAATGAGCTGTTATctcacttatttttttttaatgcagaAATGCTTACAATATGGTATTGCATAAATTTGGGGATTTTCTTTATTCAGGACTCGTGTCAACAATGACATTCCATCTTCAAACGATGTCCAAATGTATCGAGGCTGCCCAGGGTGGATCATTCCTGGAGGAACTTAATACAAAATGGAGTGATCATAATAAAGCACTGCAGATGATTCGGGATATATTGATGTACATGGATAGAACTTTCATCCCTAATACCCAGAGAACTTCTGTTCATGAACTAGGACTCAACATTTGGAGAGACAATGTAATTCACTCAAGTAAAATAAGAACGAGGCTTTTGAACAAACTTCTTGAATTAATATTCAGGGAACGCACAGGTGAAGTTATCAACAGAGGACTTATGAGAAACATAATCAAAATGCTTATGGATTTGGGACCTTCAGTCTACCAAGAAGATTTTGAGAAACCATTTCTTGAAGTTTCAGCTGATTTCTACAGAGCAGAATCTCAGGAGTTTATCGAGTGCAGTGATTGCGGGGACTACCTAAAGAAAGCTGAAAGgcgtttaaatgaagaaattgagAGGGTATCCCACTACTTGGACGCAAATAGTGAAGCCCAAATCACTAATGTTGTAGAGAAAGAGATGATTGCCAATCACATGCTTAGACTAGTTCACATGGAAAATTCAGGTTTAGTAAATATGCTTTGTGATAATAAGTTTGAGGACTTGGGAAGGATGTACAGCTTATTTCGTCGAGTTAACAATGGTCTCTCTACAATTAGAGATGTAATGACATCTCACATTAGAGACACTGGCAAACAACTTGTCAGCGACCCTGAGAAATCAAAGAATCCAGTTGATTTTGTTGACTTACTCCTTGAGAAAAGGGACAAGTATGATAAGATCATAAGCATGGCCTTTGGCAATGACAAGACCTTCCAAAATGCCTTGAGTTCttcttttgaatattttatcaACTTGAATCCCCGTTCTCCTGAGTATATTTCATTGTTTGTCGATGATAAACTCCGTAAAGGACTGAAGGGAGTGAAAGAGGAGGACATCGAGATTATTCTTGACAAGGTGATGATGCTGTTCCGCTACCTCCAGGAAAAAGATGTGTTTGAGAAATACTACAAACAACATCTGGCAAAGCGTCTCTTATCGGGGAAAACAGTATCTGATGATGCTGAGAGAAGTTTGATTGTTAAACTGAAGACTGAATGTGGCTATCAGTTTACTTCGAAATTAGAAGGGATGTTCACAGACATGAAGACATCTCAAGACACAATGCAAGGGTTCTACACAGCCTGCGGTTCTGAGTTAGGGAACAGCCCTACACTGGTGGTCCAGGTTTTGACTACTGGATCATGGCCCACCCAATCCAGCATTACCTGCAACCTACCAGCTGAAATGTTGGCTTTGTGTGAGAAATTTCGGGCATATTACCTCGGAACCCATACTGGCCGGAGATTATCCTGGCAAACTAATATGGGCACTGCTGATCTCAGAGCAACCTTTGGAAATGGCCAGAAATATGAGCTGAACGTTTCGACTTATCAAATGTGTGTTCTAATGCTGTTTAACAATGCTGATACTCTTACATATAGAGAGATTGAGCAGGCAACTGAGATTTCCTCTTCTGATTTGAAAAGATGCCTCCAGTCCTTAGCTTGTGTGAAAGGTAAAAACGTCTTTCGGAAAGATCCCATGAGCAGGGATATAGGAGAAGACGATGTATTTTCTGTTAATGACAAGTTTTCTAGCAAGCTTCGTAAGGTGAAGATTGGAACCGTGGTAGCACAAAAGGAATCCGAGCCTGAAAAACAAGAGACTCGACAGAGGGTTGAAGAGGACAGAAAACCACAGATTGAGGCTGCAATAGTGAGAATTATGAAAGCAAGAAGGGTTTTAGATCACAATAATATCATAGCCGAGGTTACAAAACAACTGCAATCGCGGTTTCTTGCTAATCCTGGGGAGATCAAGAAACGGATTGAGTCCCTTATCGAGCGGGATTTTCTTGAGAGGGATACTGTGGATAGACGATTGTACCGGTATCTCGCCTGAGGAAGGGTGTTTTCCAGGTTATTTTGTACTGTGGAATTGTAACTTATATTTACAGTTTTTCCCCCTATTTCTCATTGTTTATTTCCGCAGAATACATTTGTTTTTGAGTTAATTTCAATTGCTGTCAGCTTTGTTGATACCTTATTTTGCAAAAAGTAGTTTTGAGTTACTTTggttcttattattttattttcaagaattcttgcatttgaatataaattaattgatatacttaaatttcta
This genomic window from Primulina huaijiensis isolate GDHJ02 chromosome 7, ASM1229523v2, whole genome shotgun sequence contains:
- the LOC140980594 gene encoding cullin-3A-like isoform X1 — translated: MSSGQKKRNFQIEAFKHKVVVDPKYAEKTWKILEHAINEIYNHNASGLSFEELYRNAYNMVLHKFGDFLYSGLVSTMTFHLQTMSKCIEAAQGGSFLEELNTKWSDHNKALQMIRDILMYMDRTFIPNTQRTSVHELGLNIWRDNVIHSSKIRTRLLNKLLELIFRERTGEVINRGLMRNIIKMLMDLGPSVYQEDFEKPFLEVSADFYRAESQEFIECSDCGDYLKKAERRLNEEIERVSHYLDANSEAQITNVVEKEMIANHMLRLVHMENSGLVNMLCDNKFEDLGRMYSLFRRVNNGLSTIRDVMTSHIRDTGKQLVSDPEKSKNPVDFVDLLLEKRDKYDKIISMAFGNDKTFQNALSSSFEYFINLNPRSPEYISLFVDDKLRKGLKGVKEEDIEIILDKVMMLFRYLQEKDVFEKYYKQHLAKRLLSGKTVSDDAERSLIVKLKTECGYQFTSKLEGMFTDMKTSQDTMQGFYTACGSELGNSPTLVVQVLTTGSWPTQSSITCNLPAEMLALCEKFRAYYLGTHTGRRLSWQTNMGTADLRATFGNGQKYELNVSTYQMCVLMLFNNADTLTYREIEQATEISSSDLKRCLQSLACVKGKNVFRKDPMSRDIGEDDVFSVNDKFSSKLRKVKIGTVVAQKESEPEKQETRQRVEEDRKPQIEAAIVRIMKARRVLDHNNIIAEVTKQLQSRFLANPGEIKKRIESLIERDFLERDTVDRRLYRYLA
- the LOC140980594 gene encoding cullin-3A-like isoform X2 — encoded protein: MKFITITPVDSALKNYTGLVSTMTFHLQTMSKCIEAAQGGSFLEELNTKWSDHNKALQMIRDILMYMDRTFIPNTQRTSVHELGLNIWRDNVIHSSKIRTRLLNKLLELIFRERTGEVINRGLMRNIIKMLMDLGPSVYQEDFEKPFLEVSADFYRAESQEFIECSDCGDYLKKAERRLNEEIERVSHYLDANSEAQITNVVEKEMIANHMLRLVHMENSGLVNMLCDNKFEDLGRMYSLFRRVNNGLSTIRDVMTSHIRDTGKQLVSDPEKSKNPVDFVDLLLEKRDKYDKIISMAFGNDKTFQNALSSSFEYFINLNPRSPEYISLFVDDKLRKGLKGVKEEDIEIILDKVMMLFRYLQEKDVFEKYYKQHLAKRLLSGKTVSDDAERSLIVKLKTECGYQFTSKLEGMFTDMKTSQDTMQGFYTACGSELGNSPTLVVQVLTTGSWPTQSSITCNLPAEMLALCEKFRAYYLGTHTGRRLSWQTNMGTADLRATFGNGQKYELNVSTYQMCVLMLFNNADTLTYREIEQATEISSSDLKRCLQSLACVKGKNVFRKDPMSRDIGEDDVFSVNDKFSSKLRKVKIGTVVAQKESEPEKQETRQRVEEDRKPQIEAAIVRIMKARRVLDHNNIIAEVTKQLQSRFLANPGEIKKRIESLIERDFLERDTVDRRLYRYLA